In Bradyrhizobium erythrophlei, a single genomic region encodes these proteins:
- a CDS encoding DUF2160 domain-containing protein produces the protein MESLAWMAWTLPTAIFFVLLAATLCVMTWLAIAYPEAERVGILRIPTTRGDRLFISLVLAAVIHLLWIGFAGTDTVATLPVGEGIELSSLWLATVISLVSAAAIFRTV, from the coding sequence ATGGAAAGCCTCGCATGGATGGCCTGGACGCTGCCGACCGCGATCTTCTTCGTGCTGCTCGCCGCGACCCTTTGCGTCATGACCTGGCTTGCGATCGCCTACCCCGAAGCCGAGCGCGTCGGCATCTTGCGTATCCCCACCACGCGCGGCGACCGCCTGTTCATCTCGCTGGTATTGGCCGCGGTCATTCACCTGTTGTGGATCGGCTTTGCCGGCACCGACACGGTGGCGACTCTGCCGGTCGGGGAAGGAATCGAATTGTCGAGCCTCTGGCTCGCCACCGTAATTTCGCTTGTTTCGGCGGCTGCGATCTTCCGCACCGTCTGA
- a CDS encoding carbohydrate ABC transporter permease, translating to MHSIPGRRLILSLFLVFLLLPIYWLVNMSLKTNGEIVSTMNLWPHQPTLENYIRIFTDESWYTGYINSLKYVVINTVISIAVALPAAYAFSRYRFLGDKHLFFWLLSNRMAPAAVYALPFFNLYSAIGLFDTPWAVALAHCIFNVPLAVWILEGFVSGVPREIDETAFLDGYSFPRFFVKILMPLIASGIGVAAFFCFMFSWVELLLARTLTSVDAKPISAVMTRTVSAAGMDWGLLAAAGVLTIIPGALVIWFVRNYIARGFALGRV from the coding sequence ATGCATTCGATCCCCGGCCGCCGCCTGATCCTGTCGCTGTTCCTGGTGTTCCTGCTGCTGCCGATCTACTGGCTCGTCAATATGAGCCTGAAGACCAATGGCGAGATCGTCTCGACCATGAACCTATGGCCGCACCAGCCGACGCTCGAAAATTATATCCGCATCTTCACCGACGAGAGCTGGTATACCGGCTACATCAATTCGCTGAAATATGTCGTCATCAACACCGTGATCTCGATCGCGGTGGCGCTGCCCGCGGCCTACGCATTCTCGCGCTATCGTTTCCTCGGCGACAAGCATCTGTTCTTCTGGCTGCTGTCGAACCGCATGGCCCCGGCCGCGGTCTACGCGCTGCCGTTCTTCAACCTGTACTCGGCGATCGGCCTGTTCGATACGCCGTGGGCAGTGGCGCTCGCGCACTGTATCTTCAATGTGCCGCTGGCGGTGTGGATCCTCGAGGGCTTCGTCTCCGGCGTGCCGCGCGAGATCGACGAGACTGCGTTCCTCGATGGTTATTCCTTCCCCCGGTTCTTCGTGAAGATCCTGATGCCGCTGATCGCGAGCGGCATCGGCGTCGCCGCCTTCTTTTGCTTCATGTTCTCGTGGGTCGAGTTGCTGCTGGCGCGCACACTGACCTCCGTCGACGCCAAGCCGATCTCGGCCGTGATGACCCGAACCGTCTCGGCCGCCGGCATGGATTGGGGCCTGCTCGCCGCGGCGGGCGTGTTGACCATCATCCCCGGCGCACTCGTGATCTGGTTTGTCCGCAACTATATCGCGCGCGGTTTCGCGCTCGGCAGGGTGTAA
- a CDS encoding carbohydrate ABC transporter permease: MDKTINQKAWLLVLPVFLVVAFSAILPLMTVVNYSMQDTFGNNQFFWNGVGWFKELLDPSSDLGSRFFASLWRNLFFSAVILLIEVPLGIVVALSMPRQGWSVAACLVIMALPLLIPWNVVGTIWQIFGRPDIGLLGFTLNHIGINYNYVSNEFDAWATVIVMDVWHWTSLVALLCYAGLKSIPDAYYQAAQIDGASRWAVFTAIQLPKMKRVLLIAVLLRFMDSFMIYTEPFVVTGGGPGNSTTFISIELVKIALGQFDLGKAAALSLVYNLIIIIVCWVFYTVMTNAGVERRAAKGAA; the protein is encoded by the coding sequence ATGGACAAGACCATCAACCAGAAAGCATGGCTGTTGGTGCTGCCGGTGTTCCTGGTGGTCGCCTTCTCCGCGATCCTCCCGCTGATGACGGTCGTGAACTATTCGATGCAGGATACGTTCGGCAACAATCAGTTCTTCTGGAACGGCGTCGGCTGGTTCAAGGAACTGCTCGATCCTTCCAGCGATCTCGGCTCGCGTTTCTTTGCCTCGCTCTGGCGCAACCTGTTCTTCTCGGCCGTGATCCTCTTAATCGAAGTGCCGCTCGGCATTGTCGTCGCGCTGTCGATGCCCCGGCAAGGCTGGAGCGTCGCCGCCTGCCTCGTCATCATGGCTTTGCCGCTGCTGATCCCGTGGAACGTGGTCGGCACCATCTGGCAGATCTTCGGGCGTCCTGATATTGGCTTGCTCGGCTTTACGCTCAATCATATCGGCATCAACTACAACTACGTCTCCAACGAATTCGACGCCTGGGCCACCGTCATCGTGATGGACGTCTGGCACTGGACCAGCCTCGTGGCGCTGTTGTGCTACGCCGGACTGAAATCGATTCCGGACGCCTATTATCAGGCCGCCCAGATCGACGGCGCGTCGCGATGGGCGGTGTTCACCGCCATCCAGTTGCCGAAAATGAAGCGCGTGCTCCTGATCGCCGTGCTGCTGCGTTTCATGGACAGTTTCATGATCTACACCGAGCCGTTCGTCGTCACCGGCGGCGGGCCGGGCAATTCGACCACCTTCATTTCGATCGAACTGGTCAAGATCGCGCTCGGCCAATTCGACCTCGGCAAGGCCGCCGCGCTGTCGCTGGTCTATAACCTGATCATCATCATCGTGTGCTGGGTGTTCTACACCGTGATGACCAATGCCGGCGTCGAGCGTCGAGCTGCGAAGGGAGCGGCGTGA
- a CDS encoding ABC transporter ATP-binding protein produces MARIDLVDLAHSYGGNDAPEESFALKPVTMTWRRGGAYALLGPSGCGKTTLLNLISGIVTPSRGKILFDGVDVTTQTTQTRNIAQVFQFPVIYDTMTVGQNLAFPLKNRGMPRPEIDARVAEIAGLLDLTPYLSRKAQRLTADAKQKISLGRGLVRSDVAAVLFDEPLTVIDPELKWQLRSKLRALHRDLDLTMIYVTHDQTEALTFADTVVVMHDGRVVQSGTPAELFDRPAHTFVGYFIGSPGMNIVPAQVSGREATISGHAIALNRSYDRLPAGARIEVGVRPEFVEIASPASNLLAANIERIDDLGRVRFAHVRVGDTRFSAKVPPGFSVSGNNAGLVFDPSRVHVYADSLLVEGEA; encoded by the coding sequence ATGGCGCGCATTGACCTCGTCGACCTCGCGCATTCCTACGGCGGCAACGACGCGCCTGAAGAGTCCTTTGCGCTCAAGCCGGTCACCATGACATGGCGGCGCGGCGGCGCCTATGCGCTGCTCGGGCCTTCCGGCTGCGGCAAGACCACGCTTCTCAACCTGATCTCCGGCATCGTCACGCCCTCGCGCGGCAAGATCCTGTTTGATGGTGTCGATGTCACCACCCAGACCACGCAAACGCGCAACATCGCGCAGGTGTTCCAGTTTCCGGTGATCTACGACACCATGACGGTCGGGCAGAATCTCGCATTTCCCTTGAAGAACCGCGGCATGCCCAGGCCCGAGATCGACGCGCGCGTCGCCGAGATCGCCGGCCTGCTCGATCTCACGCCTTATTTGTCGCGAAAGGCCCAGCGCCTCACCGCCGACGCCAAGCAGAAGATCTCGCTCGGCCGGGGCCTCGTTCGTTCCGACGTCGCCGCGGTGCTGTTCGACGAGCCGCTCACCGTGATCGATCCCGAACTGAAATGGCAATTGCGCTCGAAACTGCGGGCGCTGCACCGCGACCTCGACCTGACCATGATCTACGTGACGCACGACCAGACCGAGGCGCTGACCTTTGCCGATACGGTCGTGGTGATGCATGACGGCCGCGTGGTGCAAAGCGGCACGCCGGCTGAACTGTTCGACCGCCCGGCGCATACATTCGTCGGCTATTTCATCGGCTCGCCCGGCATGAACATCGTGCCCGCCCAGGTAAGCGGTCGCGAGGCTACCATCAGCGGACATGCGATCGCGCTGAATAGGAGTTACGACCGCTTGCCGGCGGGCGCCAGGATCGAGGTTGGCGTGCGGCCGGAGTTCGTCGAGATCGCAAGCCCGGCGTCCAATCTGCTTGCCGCCAACATCGAACGCATCGACGATCTCGGCCGCGTTCGTTTTGCCCATGTCCGTGTCGGCGATACCAGATTTTCCGCGAAGGTCCCGCCGGGATTCTCGGTGTCCGGCAACAACGCCGGCCTCGTCTTCGATCCGTCGCGCGTCCACGTCTACGCCGACAGTCTTCTGGTCGAGGGTGAGGCCTGA
- a CDS encoding ABC transporter ATP-binding protein, giving the protein MSVELVNISRLVDGVTTIRDVSLKLERGTLSVLLGPTLSGKTSIMRLLAGLDKPSSGRVLVDGKDVTGADVRQRSVAMVYQQFINYPSLTVYENIASPLRVQGKPRAEIDSRVREAAKLLKLEPYLDRTPLQLSGGQQQRTAIARALVKGADLVLLDEPLANLDYKLREELRTELPRIFEASGAIFVYATTEPSEALLLGGRTVCMWEGQVLQAGETPLVYRRPDTLRVAQVFSDPPLNVVGIEKKNGSVQYAGGIAAPAAGLYAGLNDGDYRVGFRAHQLEIANGIPGRHAFHATVTVTEITGSESFVHLERDASNWVAVLPGVHEYQPGDVLDAVLDPDNIFVFDAAGRLVAAPGAR; this is encoded by the coding sequence ATGAGCGTCGAGCTCGTCAATATCTCGCGTCTGGTCGATGGCGTCACGACCATCCGCGACGTCAGCCTGAAACTCGAGCGCGGCACGCTGAGTGTTTTGCTGGGACCGACGCTGTCGGGCAAGACCTCGATCATGCGCCTGCTCGCCGGCCTCGATAAACCCTCGTCTGGCCGCGTGCTGGTCGACGGCAAGGACGTCACCGGCGCCGACGTAAGACAACGTTCCGTCGCAATGGTCTATCAGCAATTCATCAACTACCCCTCGCTGACGGTCTACGAGAACATCGCTTCGCCGCTGCGCGTGCAGGGCAAGCCGCGCGCCGAGATCGACAGCCGCGTACGAGAGGCCGCCAAACTCCTGAAGCTCGAGCCGTATCTGGATCGCACACCGTTGCAGCTCTCCGGCGGCCAGCAACAACGCACGGCGATTGCCCGCGCACTGGTCAAGGGCGCCGACCTCGTGTTGCTCGATGAGCCGCTCGCCAACCTCGACTACAAGCTGCGCGAGGAGCTGCGCACGGAATTGCCGCGCATCTTCGAGGCATCCGGTGCGATCTTCGTCTATGCGACCACCGAGCCGTCGGAAGCACTATTGCTCGGCGGCCGCACCGTGTGCATGTGGGAAGGTCAAGTGTTGCAGGCAGGCGAGACGCCGCTGGTCTATCGCCGCCCCGATACGTTACGTGTCGCGCAGGTGTTTTCCGATCCGCCGCTTAATGTTGTAGGCATCGAGAAGAAAAACGGCTCCGTGCAATATGCCGGCGGCATCGCCGCGCCCGCCGCCGGACTTTACGCTGGCCTCAACGACGGCGACTACCGCGTCGGCTTCCGCGCGCATCAGCTGGAGATCGCCAACGGCATTCCCGGCCGCCACGCCTTCCATGCCACGGTGACGGTGACGGAAATCACCGGCTCCGAAAGTTTTGTGCATCTGGAGCGCGACGCGTCGAACTGGGTCGCAGTGCTGCCGGGCGTGCATGAATATCAGCCCGGCGACGTGCTCGACGCCGTGCTCGATCCGGACAATATTTTTGTGTTCGATGCGGCCGGTCGTCTGGTCGCGGCGCCTGGCGCGAGGTGA
- the glpD gene encoding glycerol-3-phosphate dehydrogenase — protein sequence MDRIFDLLIVGGGVNGCGIARDAAGRGNSVFLCEMNDLASGTSSWSTKLVHGGLRYLEYYEFRLVREALIEREILWGIAPHIIRPLRFVLPHHDGLRPAWLLRLGLFLYDHIGGRHRLPPTRSVDLTRDEVGKSLVSNRYHKGFEYSDCFVDDARLVVLTARDAANRGAEIRTRSRAAGIRQVDGIWEVTLENISNGERSTVRARVLVNAGGPWVEQVLAAGSGVNARAKVRLVQGSHIVVRKLYDHDRAYMFQNSDGRIVFVIPYQDDFTLIGTTDQDYHGDPAKVKATPQEIEYLCASVSEYLAKPVKPTDVVWTYAGVRPLYDDGASEAKAATREYVFELDLPGGAPLLSIYGGKITTHRRLAEEALEKLEPYLKGTKAQEGWTGHAPLPGGDLDVSAIPALTAELIRDYPFLSSFHANRLAHAYGTRAVRILGHAKSMNDLGQLFGASLTEAEVKYLIAEEWACTTEDIVWRRSKLGLRLTPQETAALDVWISAQHATPKSHLAETGGRA from the coding sequence TTGGATCGGATTTTCGACCTCTTGATCGTCGGAGGCGGCGTCAACGGCTGCGGTATCGCGCGCGACGCGGCGGGTCGGGGCAATTCAGTTTTTCTTTGTGAAATGAATGACTTGGCGAGCGGGACATCGTCCTGGTCGACCAAGCTCGTGCATGGCGGACTGCGCTATCTCGAATATTACGAGTTTCGTTTGGTGCGCGAGGCGCTGATCGAGCGGGAAATCCTCTGGGGAATCGCGCCCCACATCATCCGGCCGCTTCGTTTCGTGCTGCCGCATCATGACGGGCTCCGCCCCGCCTGGCTGCTGCGGCTCGGGCTCTTTCTTTATGACCACATCGGCGGCCGGCACCGGCTGCCGCCGACGCGCTCGGTCGATCTCACCCGCGACGAGGTCGGCAAGTCGCTGGTATCAAACCGCTACCATAAAGGCTTCGAATATTCGGATTGCTTTGTCGACGATGCGCGACTCGTCGTGCTCACCGCGCGCGATGCGGCCAACCGTGGCGCCGAGATTCGCACCCGCAGCCGCGCCGCCGGGATTCGACAAGTCGACGGCATCTGGGAAGTCACGCTGGAGAACATCTCAAACGGCGAACGCTCGACCGTTCGTGCGCGCGTGCTCGTCAATGCCGGCGGCCCGTGGGTCGAGCAGGTGCTGGCGGCCGGATCGGGCGTCAATGCGCGGGCGAAAGTGCGGCTGGTGCAGGGATCGCACATCGTGGTGCGCAAGCTCTACGACCACGATCGCGCCTACATGTTCCAGAACAGCGACGGCCGCATCGTCTTCGTCATTCCCTATCAGGACGACTTCACGCTGATCGGCACCACCGATCAGGATTATCACGGCGATCCCGCCAAGGTGAAAGCCACACCCCAAGAGATCGAATATCTCTGCGCCTCCGTCAGCGAATATCTGGCCAAGCCCGTGAAACCCACGGATGTGGTGTGGACCTATGCCGGTGTTCGCCCGCTCTACGATGACGGCGCCAGCGAAGCCAAGGCCGCGACCCGCGAATATGTGTTCGAGCTCGATTTGCCCGGTGGCGCGCCGCTGCTCTCGATCTATGGCGGCAAGATCACGACGCATCGACGGTTGGCGGAAGAGGCGCTGGAGAAACTCGAGCCCTATCTCAAAGGCACCAAGGCGCAGGAAGGATGGACCGGCCACGCGCCCTTGCCCGGCGGCGACCTCGATGTTTCGGCGATCCCCGCACTGACAGCGGAATTGATCCGCGACTATCCGTTCCTCAGCTCCTTCCACGCCAACCGGCTGGCGCACGCCTATGGCACGCGCGCCGTCAGGATATTGGGCCATGCGAAGTCGATGAACGACCTCGGCCAGTTGTTCGGCGCGAGCCTGACGGAGGCCGAAGTCAAATACCTGATCGCGGAAGAATGGGCCTGCACCACCGAAGACATCGTATGGCGGCGATCCAAACTCGGCCTGCGGCTGACGCCGCAGGAAACCGCCGCCCTTGACGTCTGGATCTCCGCGCAACACGCGACGCCCAAGAGCCACCTCGCCGAGACTGGAGGACGGGCATGA
- a CDS encoding DeoR/GlpR family DNA-binding transcription regulator, giving the protein MTVLSNRQTEILNIARTQGRVMVEDLVRRFEVSAQTIRKDLNDLCDHHALTRIHGGAIIASGVENLAYEARRFVAAEEKKAIGAAAAALIPNGCSLFINIGTTTEEVASALTSHEDLLVITNNLNVAMQLYRYPRIEVIVAGGAVRRADGAVIGSTATSLIGQFKVDYAIIGASAIDQDGALLDFDYREVQAAQAIISNARSVMLVADSTKFRRSAPVRIADITQINTFVTDVALPAGLAEVCRTHGIEVIEALPESVEADETDAEPRSSVG; this is encoded by the coding sequence TTGACCGTGCTTTCGAACCGCCAGACCGAGATCTTGAACATCGCGCGCACGCAAGGCCGCGTGATGGTGGAAGATCTGGTGCGGCGTTTTGAGGTTTCGGCGCAGACCATCCGCAAGGACCTCAACGATCTCTGCGACCACCACGCGCTGACGCGCATTCACGGCGGCGCCATCATCGCCTCCGGCGTCGAGAATCTCGCTTACGAAGCGCGCCGCTTCGTCGCGGCCGAAGAAAAAAAGGCGATCGGCGCCGCCGCTGCCGCCCTCATTCCGAATGGCTGCTCGCTCTTCATCAACATCGGCACCACCACGGAAGAAGTCGCAAGCGCGCTGACCTCGCATGAGGATCTTCTGGTCATCACCAACAACCTCAACGTCGCGATGCAGCTCTATCGGTATCCGCGCATCGAGGTCATCGTGGCCGGTGGCGCGGTGCGCCGTGCCGACGGCGCGGTGATCGGATCGACCGCGACCAGCCTGATCGGACAGTTCAAGGTCGACTACGCCATCATCGGCGCGTCCGCGATCGACCAGGACGGCGCGCTGCTCGACTTTGACTATCGCGAGGTGCAGGCGGCGCAGGCGATCATTTCCAACGCGCGCAGCGTGATGCTGGTCGCCGATTCCACCAAATTCAGGCGTAGCGCGCCGGTGCGGATCGCCGACATCACGCAGATCAACACCTTCGTGACGGATGTCGCGCTGCCGGCCGGGCTTGCGGAAGTCTGCCGGACCCACGGCATCGAGGTGATCGAGGCATTGCCGGAATCGGTCGAGGCGGACGAGACCGACGCCGAGCCACGCTCTTCCGTAGGCTGA
- a CDS encoding molybdate ABC transporter substrate-binding protein: protein MSAFFSAQAAVAALFCSSLVSALMTSTSGARAAELKVLSTVALTPALDELKPKFESNGNHLTIVYSTIAELKKKIDGGETGDVIILSRPVLDDLATQAKVSQGSIVNVGASYVAVGVRAGAPVPDISTAEKLKAVLLAVKSISYADPARGGASGVYFAKVLDRLGITEEMKAKTTLVPNAQAGELVARGEVEMGVAQASEIAAVPGTVVVGPLPGDLNSRMIFAVGIGSTSQNPEAAKALIELLASPAGAASLKAKGMDPP, encoded by the coding sequence ATGTCCGCTTTTTTCAGCGCGCAAGCCGCGGTCGCGGCCTTGTTCTGTAGTTCTCTGGTGTCGGCGCTCATGACCTCGACTTCTGGCGCGCGCGCCGCGGAATTGAAAGTCCTGAGCACGGTGGCGCTGACGCCCGCGCTCGACGAGCTCAAGCCGAAGTTCGAGAGCAACGGCAACCACCTGACGATCGTCTACAGCACCATCGCGGAGCTGAAGAAAAAGATCGACGGCGGCGAGACCGGCGATGTGATCATCCTGTCGCGCCCGGTCCTCGACGATCTCGCGACCCAGGCTAAAGTCAGTCAAGGCAGCATCGTCAATGTCGGGGCGTCCTATGTCGCCGTCGGCGTTCGCGCCGGCGCACCTGTTCCCGATATCTCGACGGCAGAAAAGCTGAAAGCGGTGCTGCTCGCCGTCAAGTCGATCTCCTACGCCGACCCCGCGAGGGGCGGCGCCAGCGGCGTCTATTTTGCCAAGGTGCTCGATCGTCTCGGCATCACTGAAGAGATGAAGGCCAAGACCACGCTGGTGCCGAATGCGCAAGCCGGCGAACTCGTCGCCAGGGGCGAAGTCGAAATGGGCGTGGCGCAGGCGTCCGAAATCGCGGCGGTGCCGGGCACCGTCGTTGTCGGTCCCCTGCCCGGCGATCTCAACAGCAGAATGATCTTTGCTGTCGGCATCGGATCGACAAGTCAGAATCCCGAAGCCGCCAAGGCGCTGATCGAACTTCTCGCCAGTCCGGCCGGCGCGGCGTCGCTCAAGGCCAAGGGCATGGATCCGCCCTAA
- a CDS encoding ABC transporter ATP-binding protein, with protein sequence MLRVSDLVVRYGAIQAVRGIALDIAQGEIVALIGANGAGKTTVARAIVGLLPYRGEVAFEGEVLKPNSAERNLRRGVALVPEGRGILGTMTVQDNLLMGLYTRRDRAQAAKDLAALLERFSILAERRNLLASLMSGGEQQMLAIARALLSKPKLLLLDEPSLGLAPKMTDAVFAMIQDLRREGLTVLLVEQKARQTLKIADRAYLMETGRVITSGPASELIDDPVVSETFLGGRAAPVTSTHAG encoded by the coding sequence ATGCTCAGGGTCAGCGATCTCGTCGTTCGTTATGGCGCCATCCAGGCGGTGCGCGGCATCGCGCTCGACATCGCGCAAGGCGAGATCGTCGCGCTGATCGGCGCCAACGGCGCCGGCAAGACCACCGTGGCGCGCGCCATCGTTGGCCTCCTGCCCTATCGCGGCGAGGTCGCTTTTGAAGGCGAGGTTCTCAAGCCCAACAGCGCCGAGCGCAATCTGCGCCGCGGCGTCGCGCTGGTGCCCGAGGGACGCGGCATCCTCGGCACCATGACCGTGCAGGATAATCTGCTGATGGGCCTCTATACGCGCCGCGACAGAGCGCAAGCGGCGAAAGACCTCGCTGCGCTGCTCGAGCGCTTTTCAATTCTGGCGGAGCGGCGCAATCTGCTGGCAAGCCTGATGAGCGGCGGCGAACAGCAGATGCTCGCCATCGCGCGGGCGCTTTTGTCGAAGCCGAAATTATTGCTGCTCGACGAGCCGTCGCTGGGGCTCGCGCCGAAAATGACCGACGCCGTGTTTGCAATGATCCAGGACCTGCGGCGCGAGGGGCTGACCGTGTTGCTGGTCGAACAAAAGGCGCGCCAGACGCTCAAGATCGCCGACCGCGCCTATCTGATGGAGACCGGCCGCGTCATCACGTCGGGCCCGGCCAGCGAATTGATCGACGATCCCGTGGTGTCCGAGACTTTTTTGGGCGGGCGCGCCGCACCCGTCACCAGCACTCATGCCGGATAA
- a CDS encoding ABC transporter ATP-binding protein — MTLITPPRLKLDRVTKTFGGVYALTELSLEVAPRQIVGLIGPNGAGKTTTFNVITGAYRATSGTVLLDAHAVTSEPSHRIARAGIMRTFQNIRLFSDMTVWEHLLVAQPHTGPFARRLLPMRFSNPHVIERAEEVLEFFGLGDVRNRLARSLPYGLQRKVEMARAVTARPKLLLLDEPVAGMNHDEAETIRTLMLRLREEGLSILLIEHDMAFVMNLCDQLYVLDFGVLIAQGRPDEIRTNPAVLDAYLGQAA; from the coding sequence ATGACCCTGATCACGCCGCCTCGCCTGAAACTCGATCGCGTCACGAAAACATTCGGCGGCGTGTATGCGTTGACGGAGCTGTCGCTGGAGGTGGCGCCCAGGCAGATCGTCGGCCTGATCGGGCCGAACGGCGCCGGCAAGACCACGACCTTCAACGTCATCACCGGCGCCTATCGCGCCACTTCCGGCACGGTGTTGCTCGACGCTCACGCGGTGACGTCCGAGCCGTCGCACCGAATCGCCCGCGCCGGGATCATGCGCACCTTCCAGAACATCCGTCTGTTCTCCGACATGACGGTCTGGGAGCATCTGTTGGTGGCGCAGCCGCACACGGGCCCGTTTGCGCGACGCCTGTTGCCGATGCGCTTCTCCAATCCGCACGTGATCGAGCGCGCCGAAGAGGTGCTGGAATTCTTCGGACTCGGCGATGTCCGCAACCGCCTGGCGCGCTCGCTGCCTTACGGTTTGCAGCGCAAGGTCGAGATGGCGCGCGCGGTCACCGCGCGGCCTAAACTGCTGCTGCTCGACGAGCCCGTAGCCGGCATGAACCACGACGAGGCCGAGACCATCCGCACGCTGATGCTGCGGCTGCGCGAAGAGGGCTTGAGTATTCTGTTGATCGAGCACGACATGGCCTTCGTGATGAACCTCTGCGACCAGCTTTATGTGCTCGACTTCGGCGTGCTGATCGCGCAAGGGCGGCCAGACGAAATCAGGACGAACCCGGCGGTGCTCGACGCCTATCTTGGGCAGGCCGCGTGA
- a CDS encoding branched-chain amino acid ABC transporter permease — protein MSMYYAGLLSDIGILLLGALSVYIILATGQLSLGNAGFMGIGAYLTSWLTVEVGLPVTAALIVAALVSGLIGIAVGFPALRLKGIYLAMATLGFGEMVRSFFQNFTAMGGSGGFHGMHHVSTGYIWTWALVILAVIMLIEASPIWLEIRAVRDDETAAGLVGLNPTEIKVGAFGCGAAVAAIAGGLFAHHHVYIEPGNFSFERSIDFVLAVILGGSTVAPGALAGAVMLVILPEYLRFLADWRFAAFGALLIGMLLVRRQGLLDRALFRLVLPRSQA, from the coding sequence ATGTCGATGTATTACGCCGGGCTGCTCTCCGACATCGGCATTCTCCTTTTGGGCGCGCTGAGCGTCTACATCATCCTCGCCACTGGACAATTGTCGCTCGGCAATGCCGGCTTCATGGGGATCGGCGCCTATCTCACCTCATGGCTGACGGTCGAGGTTGGCTTGCCGGTCACCGCGGCGCTGATCGTCGCGGCACTGGTGTCAGGCCTGATCGGCATTGCCGTCGGTTTTCCGGCGCTGCGCCTCAAAGGCATTTATCTGGCGATGGCCACGCTCGGCTTCGGCGAGATGGTGCGGAGTTTTTTCCAGAATTTTACGGCGATGGGCGGCTCCGGCGGCTTTCATGGGATGCACCATGTCTCCACCGGCTATATCTGGACCTGGGCGCTTGTCATCCTGGCCGTGATCATGCTGATCGAGGCCTCCCCGATCTGGCTTGAGATCCGTGCGGTGCGCGACGACGAGACCGCGGCCGGCCTCGTCGGCCTCAACCCGACCGAGATCAAGGTTGGCGCCTTCGGCTGTGGTGCTGCGGTCGCGGCGATTGCCGGCGGTCTCTTTGCCCACCATCATGTCTATATCGAGCCCGGCAATTTCTCGTTCGAGCGTTCGATCGATTTCGTGCTCGCGGTCATTCTCGGCGGCTCGACGGTCGCGCCGGGTGCGCTCGCCGGCGCGGTGATGCTCGTCATCCTGCCCGAATATCTTCGTTTCCTGGCCGACTGGCGCTTTGCCGCCTTCGGCGCGCTGTTGATCGGCATGCTGTTGGTGCGCCGCCAGGGCCTGCTTGACCGCGCGCTGTTCCGTTTGGTTTTGCCGAGGTCGCAGGCATGA